The following are encoded together in the Cololabis saira isolate AMF1-May2022 chromosome 5, fColSai1.1, whole genome shotgun sequence genome:
- the malt3 gene encoding mucosa-associated lymphoid tissue lymphoma translocation protein 1 has protein sequence MTGSRTNPSQIMITEIVIVRHPVCVCVPVNHKVTLRVRAEGTAALCYQWFSEDKQEIPGGNQADLTITARKTQLYVCRVNDHYNNYVFSEWAKVKVLDIDKSGLPVDWQGEPHIAINPKPQTVQLGTKLSLHCAAFGVPAPHYQWYRNGQPLLDKNSDVLQISCVTAEHGGSYLCSVSNVLEERWTDAVDVDIAQTDPLPPAALTATDKVALLIGNLNYSNHPDLMAPIMDVHELANLLQQLGFRVVSLLDLTVEEMQAAIDKFIQLLDRGVYGLFYYAGHGYEHAGRNYLVAVDAPQPYRTQNCVCVQRVMHKMQERQTALSVILLDTCRKWYNQHCIPSAIMPLGPTGNTVYGYATCEDAEAFEVQDGGKSTGIFTKYLNRHILQSEKVTHVLEKVSEDLGRDPLVTGKQAVEIKHTVKEPRSLTDLVRTNGHTRELHLRDVCWKQANALPLKRQLMFLCGVEVEVSFSALFSNVLVAFAAVKTTSKHTQDCTITLSSIPPMEDIFSRPGRSEEMDSLLFNKSCDPDCTLRLCSLQKLKESVVIKVDLHYTHTENKRRHIETQHLDIGRPLVASCKLYKGNRAATDKKQGSTSAQSMGDISNGRSQKPQTLGGPRRPFTRKAECATARSNEPEENDENELQDFFFPP, from the exons ATGACTGGATCCCGCACCAATCCCTCTCAAATAATGATCACAG AAATCGTCATCGTGCGGCAtcctgtgtgcgtgtgcgtacCTGTGAACCACAAGGTGACCCTGCGAGTCCGCGCTGAGGGCACAGCCGCCCTCTGCTACCAGTGGTTCTCTGAAGACAAACAAGAG ATACCTGGAGGTAATCAAGCAGACCTAACCATCACAGCTAGAAAAACCCAACTCTATGTGTGCCGAGTGAATGACCACTACAATAACTACGTATTCAGCGAGTGGGCTAAGGTGAAAGTGTTGGACATTGATAAATCTG GCTTGCCTGTAGATTGGCAGGGTGAGCCACACATTGCTATCAACCCCAAACCGCAGACGGTTCAACTGGGCACCAAGCTCAGCCTCCACTGCGCTGCCTTTGGCGTACCTGCTCCACACTACCAGTGGTACAGAAATGGACAGCCACTGCTGGACAAAAACAGTGACGTGCTGCAG ATCAGCTGTGTAACAGCTGAACATGGAGGATCATACTTGTGTTCAGTGTCTAATGTGCTGGAGGAGAGGTGGACAGATGCAGTAGATGTTGACATCG CACAAACTGATCCACTTCCTCCAGCAGCACTCACAG ccACAGATAAAGTTGCCCTTCTTATTGGAAACCTAAATTACTCCAACCACCCGGACTTGATGGCGCCCATTATGGACGTACACGAGCTGGCCAACCTGTTGCAGCAGCTCGGATTCAGGGTGGTTTCGTTGCTGGATCTCACCGTCGAAGAGATGCAGGCTGCCATTGACAAGTTCATTCAGCTGTTAGACAGAGGAGTTTACG GACTTTTCTACTATGCGGGTCATGGGTATGAGCACGCTGGGAGAAATTACTTGGTAGCCGTTGATGCTCCGCAACCGTACCGAActcagaactgtgtgtgtgtccagcgGGTCATGCACAAAATGCAGGAGAGGCAGACTGCACTGAGCGTCATCCTGCTGGATACGTGCAGAAAGTG GTACAACCAGCATTGCATACCCTCAGCCATTATGCCATTGGGACCGACTGGCAACACTGTGTATGGTTATGCCAC GTGTGAGGATGCTGAGGCATTCGAGGTGCAGGATGGAGGAAAGagtactgggattttcaccaagtacttgaACAGGCACATCCTACAGTCGGAGAAAGTCACGCATGTCTTAGAAAAGGTTTCTGAGG ATCTCGGTAGAGATCCTCTGGTCACCGGCAAGCAGGCTGTGGAGATAAAGCACACGGTTAAGGAACCTCGCTCTCTCACTGATCTGGTTCGAACGAATGGCCATACAAGGGAACTTCATCTGCGTGATGTCTGCTGGAAACAAGCGAATG CTCTACCACTGAAAAGGCAGCTGATGTTTCTCTGCGGAGTAGAAGTGGAAGTTAGCTTCTCAGCATTGTTTTCAAATGTCTTGGTAGCTTTCGCTGCTGTAAAGACGACAAGCAAACATACCCAGGACTGCACAATCACACTAAGTAGCATACCT CCAATGGAAGACATATTCTCCAGGCCGGGCAGATCAGAGGAGATGGATTCACTACTGTTTAATAAATCTTGTGACCCAGACTGCACTCTAAGACTTTGCTCCCTTCAGAAGCTGAAG gaGTCGGTGGTCATCAAGGTGGACCTACACTATACTCACACAGAAAACAAGCGACGCCACATAGAAACTCAACACTTGGACATAGGGAGGCCTCTGGTCGCGTCATGTAAACTGTACAAGGGGAATCGTGCAGCAACAGACAAAAAACAAGGCAGTACCTCAGCTCAAAGTATGGGAGACATTTCAAATGGCAGATCTCAAAAGCCCCAGACTCTGGGAGGTCCACGCCGCCCCTTCACAAGAAAGGCAGAGTGTGCAACGGCACGAAGCAACGAGCCTGAAGAAAATGATGAGAATGAACTGCAAGATTTCTTCTTTCCACCTTAA